The following are encoded in a window of Kitasatospora sp. NBC_01250 genomic DNA:
- a CDS encoding helix-turn-helix transcriptional regulator, translated as MELIDEDVVSDVYAWVVAQRRPSEQDLTRVGREVGCGDEAARAAVAALVERHVLVVGAQGVVAASPEVAIAALVGPRESAHRRAEADLAAERERTVRLRSRLAALKPTYADPLHLERSGGVDVLTDMFAVRALIADLTATCEREIMACQPGGGRPPAALAEALPRDLELLDRGIVLRSLYQHTARFHPATQAYAEEALAAGSQIRTVAEIPGRMIILDRQIAFLPHRDHPAGAIVVREPSILDYLCSAFEQAWSLGSPYRIGPSATRTAATEIRAAILTLMANGLKDEAIAKRLGLSVRACRRHISELLDALDADSRFQAGAIAARSGLLEPVVEQT; from the coding sequence GTGGAGTTGATCGACGAGGACGTCGTGTCGGACGTCTACGCGTGGGTGGTGGCACAGCGCCGCCCCTCGGAGCAGGACCTCACCCGGGTGGGGCGTGAGGTGGGGTGCGGGGACGAGGCGGCCAGGGCGGCCGTGGCGGCACTGGTGGAGCGGCACGTGCTGGTGGTGGGCGCGCAGGGCGTGGTCGCCGCGAGCCCGGAGGTCGCCATCGCGGCCCTGGTGGGCCCGCGGGAGAGCGCGCACCGTCGGGCCGAGGCCGATCTCGCGGCCGAGCGGGAACGCACCGTGCGGCTGCGCTCCCGCCTGGCGGCGCTGAAGCCCACCTATGCCGATCCGCTGCACCTGGAGCGGTCGGGCGGAGTGGACGTGCTGACGGACATGTTCGCGGTCCGGGCGCTGATCGCGGACCTGACCGCGACCTGCGAGAGGGAGATCATGGCCTGCCAGCCCGGCGGCGGCCGCCCGCCGGCGGCCCTGGCCGAAGCCCTGCCGAGGGACCTGGAGCTGCTCGACCGCGGGATCGTCCTGCGCAGCCTCTACCAGCACACGGCCCGCTTCCACCCCGCGACCCAGGCCTACGCCGAGGAGGCCCTCGCGGCCGGCTCGCAGATTCGCACCGTCGCCGAGATCCCGGGGCGGATGATCATCCTGGACCGTCAGATCGCCTTCCTGCCGCACCGCGACCATCCCGCCGGGGCCATCGTCGTGCGCGAACCGTCGATCCTCGACTACCTCTGCTCGGCCTTCGAACAGGCCTGGAGCCTCGGTTCGCCCTACCGGATCGGCCCCTCGGCAACCCGGACGGCGGCCACCGAGATCAGGGCCGCGATCCTGACCCTGATGGCCAACGGTCTCAAGGACGAAGCCATCGCCAAGCGCCTGGGCCTGTCCGTGCGCGCCTGCCGCCGCCACATCTCCGAGCTGCTGGACGCCCTCGACGCCGACAGCCGCTTCCAGGCCGGCGCCATCGCCGCCCGCTCCGGGCTCCTGGAGCCGGTCGTCGAACAGACCTGA
- a CDS encoding LCP family protein — translation MGDHQPSRDGADQVTKQRRRRRRIVLWLGVPLALLLGAGAYVYVDLDGNIRSSALFSGTGGQAPETKDAAGRSPENILVIGSDTRDSAADCAIGGDCGPGANADVEMLVHLAADRTNATVLSIPRDVVMSLPGCTDPTTGQVHPGAGQAVITSSLQYGPGCTVAAVHQLTGITVDHFMMIDFSGVVNMSDAVGGVRVCVDNNVYDPDSHLKLTAGTHTLQGLAALEFLRTRHGFGDGSDLGREDAQHIFLSAMVQKLKSAGTLTNPVTLYSLASAATKALTVDPALNGLADLADLANQLNDVPTNRITFLTTPNSPYTGADPVFAQDLVPAPGASAVFRAILADRSFSGTGSPAAAPPSTPPNAGKAADAVHTTAPQSAPPATAPTTAPGDTNALNAAAAPGCAKVSTEDTTAFGSPVQAFAQNPDVPNSAP, via the coding sequence ATGGGTGACCACCAGCCCTCCCGCGACGGCGCGGACCAGGTGACGAAGCAGCGGCGGCGCAGGCGCCGGATCGTGCTGTGGCTCGGCGTCCCCCTGGCCCTGCTACTGGGCGCCGGCGCGTACGTGTACGTGGACCTGGACGGCAACATCAGGAGCAGCGCGCTGTTCAGTGGGACCGGCGGTCAGGCCCCGGAGACGAAGGACGCGGCCGGCCGCAGCCCGGAGAACATCCTGGTGATCGGCTCGGACACCCGCGACTCCGCCGCCGACTGCGCGATCGGCGGGGACTGCGGCCCTGGGGCCAACGCCGACGTCGAGATGCTCGTCCACCTGGCCGCCGACCGCACCAACGCGACGGTGCTGAGCATCCCGCGCGACGTCGTGATGAGTCTGCCCGGCTGCACGGACCCGACGACCGGGCAGGTCCACCCCGGCGCCGGCCAGGCCGTCATCACCAGCAGCCTGCAGTACGGCCCCGGCTGCACGGTGGCCGCCGTCCACCAGCTGACCGGGATCACCGTCGACCACTTCATGATGATCGACTTCTCCGGGGTGGTGAACATGTCCGATGCCGTCGGCGGAGTCCGGGTCTGCGTCGACAACAACGTCTACGACCCGGACTCGCACCTCAAGCTGACTGCCGGAACCCACACCCTGCAGGGCCTGGCGGCGCTGGAGTTCCTGCGCACCCGGCACGGCTTCGGCGACGGCAGCGACCTCGGCCGTGAGGACGCCCAGCACATCTTCCTGTCCGCGATGGTCCAGAAGCTGAAGAGCGCCGGCACGCTGACCAACCCGGTCACGCTCTACTCGCTGGCCAGCGCCGCGACCAAGGCCCTGACCGTGGACCCCGCCCTCAACGGGCTCGCCGACCTCGCCGACCTCGCGAACCAGCTCAACGACGTGCCCACCAATCGGATCACCTTCCTGACCACCCCCAACTCGCCCTACACCGGCGCCGATCCGGTCTTCGCGCAGGACCTCGTACCGGCCCCCGGGGCGTCGGCCGTCTTCCGGGCGATCCTGGCCGACCGGTCGTTCTCCGGAACCGGCAGCCCCGCGGCGGCTCCCCCGAGCACGCCACCGAACGCCGGGAAGGCCGCGGACGCCGTCCACACCACCGCCCCGCAGAGCGCTCCCCCCGCTACCGCCCCGACCACCGCGCCCGGCGACACCAACGCGCTCAACGCCGCCGCCGCACCGGGCTGCGCCAAGGTCAGCACCGAGGACACCACCGCGTTCGGCTCCCCGGTCCAGGCGTTCGCGCAGAACCCGGACGTGCCGAACTCCGCTCCCTGA
- a CDS encoding APC family permease, which yields MSDQPGAAPDESGTTDPLSRFGYRSQLRRTLRLRDLLVYGLVFMVPIAPFAIFGVVFDLSRGMVALTYLVGLVAMLFTALGYREMSREFPISGSVYAYAARGIRPEVGFLAGWAILLDYLLVPTLLYVTGAVALQAVVGDGVPQWLWITVFVVFNTVVNLLGIRTTAWMNKLFLLAELIVLALFVALSTAAVVRGVNGAHWSLDPLYNPQVFSIPVVFSALSVAVLSFLGFDAISTLAEEVKGGARVVGRATLLSLCIVAALFVVQSYLAALLLPGRTSLPDQAAENTAFYDVARTAGGVWLKNVVALTSALASAVANALVAQAATSRLLFSMARDGFLPRFLSHVDADRQVPERAILLVSLISLALGLSLVGQVALLSSLVNFGALFSFLLLHLSVACHFLLRKRQRTYGMHLVVPLLGFLIIGYVLAKASPHAQIGGACWLVIGIVILIVRHRTGRSVDLKLDA from the coding sequence ATGTCCGATCAACCCGGTGCGGCCCCGGACGAATCCGGCACCACGGACCCGTTGTCCCGGTTCGGATACCGGTCACAGCTCCGTCGTACCCTGCGCCTGCGCGACCTGCTGGTCTACGGCCTGGTCTTCATGGTGCCGATCGCCCCGTTCGCGATCTTCGGCGTGGTCTTCGACCTGTCCCGGGGCATGGTGGCGCTGACCTACCTCGTCGGCCTGGTCGCCATGCTCTTCACCGCGCTGGGCTACCGCGAGATGTCCCGCGAGTTCCCGATCTCCGGTTCGGTCTACGCCTACGCGGCGCGCGGGATCCGCCCGGAGGTCGGATTCCTGGCGGGGTGGGCCATCCTGCTGGACTACCTGCTGGTCCCCACCCTGCTGTACGTGACGGGTGCGGTGGCCCTTCAGGCGGTGGTGGGTGACGGCGTCCCCCAGTGGTTGTGGATCACCGTCTTCGTGGTGTTCAACACGGTGGTGAACCTGCTCGGCATCCGGACCACGGCCTGGATGAACAAGCTGTTCCTGCTGGCCGAGCTGATCGTGCTGGCGCTGTTCGTCGCCCTGAGCACCGCAGCCGTCGTCCGAGGGGTGAACGGGGCGCACTGGAGCCTCGACCCGCTGTACAACCCACAGGTCTTCTCGATCCCGGTGGTGTTCTCGGCGCTGTCGGTGGCCGTACTCTCGTTCCTCGGCTTCGACGCCATCTCCACCCTGGCGGAGGAGGTCAAGGGCGGCGCCCGGGTGGTGGGCAGGGCCACCCTGCTCTCGCTGTGCATCGTCGCGGCGCTCTTCGTGGTGCAGTCCTACCTGGCCGCGCTGCTGTTGCCGGGGCGCACCTCGCTACCGGACCAGGCGGCGGAGAACACCGCGTTCTACGACGTCGCCAGAACGGCCGGCGGAGTCTGGCTCAAGAACGTCGTCGCACTCACCAGCGCGTTGGCCTCCGCCGTGGCCAACGCGCTCGTCGCCCAGGCCGCCACCTCCCGCCTCCTGTTCTCGATGGCCCGGGACGGCTTCCTGCCGCGCTTCCTGTCCCACGTCGACGCCGACCGCCAGGTCCCCGAACGGGCCATCCTCCTGGTCTCGTTGATCAGCCTGGCACTCGGGCTCAGCCTGGTCGGCCAGGTAGCGCTGCTCTCGTCGCTGGTGAACTTCGGCGCACTGTTCTCCTTCCTGCTGCTGCACCTGTCGGTCGCGTGCCACTTCCTGCTCCGCAAGCGTCAACGCACGTACGGCATGCACCTGGTGGTACCGCTGCTGGGTTTCCTGATCATCGGCTACGTGCTGGCCAAGGCCAGCCCCCATGCCCAGATCGGCGGGGCCTGCTGGCTGGTCATCGGCATCGTGATCCTGATCGTCCGGCATCGGACCGGCCGCTCCGTCGACCTGAAACTCGATGCCTGA
- a CDS encoding TetR family transcriptional regulator: MAGLRERKKEQTRQRIAAVALRLFIDHGFDSVTVNEIAEAAEVARATLFVYFPTKESLVLADVAGDDLSEVVTARPPGISFLAALRDHHRAIAARRLGQAELDSLVTQVRVIHGSPALRASAEALLYEQRQQLTRALALEYDANVAALMAAQVTASLLVLQESFFQLLLDGSSGEAASEALADQVELAFDLLEHGLARTAVTGTGASTTKNERP; encoded by the coding sequence ATGGCAGGACTCAGGGAGCGCAAGAAGGAGCAGACGCGCCAGCGGATCGCCGCGGTCGCGTTACGGCTGTTCATCGATCACGGTTTCGACTCGGTGACGGTCAACGAGATCGCCGAGGCGGCGGAGGTCGCCAGGGCGACGCTCTTCGTGTACTTCCCCACCAAGGAGTCGCTGGTTCTGGCGGACGTGGCGGGCGACGACCTGTCCGAGGTGGTGACCGCCCGGCCGCCGGGCATTTCGTTCCTGGCGGCGCTGCGCGATCATCACCGTGCGATCGCCGCAAGGCGGCTCGGGCAGGCGGAGCTGGACTCGCTCGTCACGCAGGTGCGGGTCATCCACGGCAGCCCTGCGCTGCGTGCCAGCGCCGAAGCGCTCCTGTACGAGCAGCGGCAGCAGCTGACGCGGGCCCTGGCCCTGGAGTACGACGCGAACGTTGCGGCCCTGATGGCCGCACAGGTCACCGCGTCACTGCTGGTGCTCCAGGAGTCGTTCTTCCAGTTGCTCCTCGACGGATCCTCCGGCGAAGCCGCCAGCGAGGCTTTGGCGGACCAGGTGGAGCTCGCCTTCGACCTGCTGGAACACGGACTGGCCCGCACAGCGGTGACCGGTACAGGCGCAAGCACGACAAAGAACGAAAGGCCGTGA
- a CDS encoding LysR family transcriptional regulator — MDLDLRLVRYFTVVAEYGNFGRAATSLHLAQPSLSRQIQRLEAQLGVRLLDRTPQGSSLTDAGQAFLPRARRLLHEAEQAAHTARAAVQSPAITVGCAEGLVITAWVQELRRRHPDGRVRTRHLDWRDTRALAEGRVDALVAYRPLPLPTDGFRVTKLHEEPRVLVTSASHHLANEEAVSLRALSDEGLVACASTPVLWGTPKPVGNRPAPPPPAIDDSYEDKLELIATGHCVAIFPAGDRRAAVREDIALVPVIDIAPCEVVLVTRTDDPNPLLGSLEDVARTWLGGSPGLHD, encoded by the coding sequence ATGGACCTCGACCTGCGGCTCGTGCGCTACTTCACGGTCGTGGCGGAGTACGGCAACTTCGGCCGGGCCGCCACCAGCCTCCACCTGGCGCAGCCGTCGCTGAGCCGTCAGATCCAGCGGCTGGAGGCCCAGCTCGGTGTCCGGCTCCTCGACCGCACGCCGCAGGGCAGCAGCCTCACCGACGCCGGTCAGGCCTTCCTTCCCAGGGCCCGGAGACTGCTCCACGAGGCCGAGCAAGCCGCTCACACGGCCAGAGCCGCCGTCCAGTCCCCCGCCATCACCGTCGGCTGCGCCGAAGGACTGGTCATCACCGCCTGGGTACAGGAGCTGCGCCGCCGGCACCCGGACGGCCGGGTCCGCACCAGGCACCTCGACTGGCGGGACACGCGCGCCCTCGCCGAGGGGCGGGTCGACGCCCTCGTCGCGTACCGGCCCCTGCCCTTGCCCACGGACGGCTTCCGGGTGACCAAGCTCCACGAGGAGCCGCGGGTGCTGGTCACCTCGGCGAGTCATCATCTGGCGAACGAAGAGGCCGTCAGCCTGCGGGCCCTGTCGGACGAGGGACTGGTCGCCTGCGCCAGCACTCCGGTCCTCTGGGGCACGCCCAAGCCCGTCGGCAACCGCCCGGCACCGCCCCCGCCCGCGATCGACGACAGTTACGAGGACAAGCTGGAACTCATCGCCACCGGCCACTGTGTCGCCATCTTCCCTGCCGGCGATCGACGCGCTGCCGTGCGCGAGGACATCGCCCTGGTGCCCGTCATCGACATCGCTCCCTGCGAGGTCGTGCTCGTCACGCGCACTGACGACCCCAACCCGCTGCTCGGATCGCTGGAAGACGTCGCACGGACATGGCTCGGCGGCTCCCCCGGGCTCCATGATTGA
- a CDS encoding lytic transglycosylase domain-containing protein: MPVISTRMRKSAALLASAAGIVAIGAAVAPTAASAATPQQIAASIVPADQLASFDQIVSHESGWNITATNPSSGAYGLGQALPGNKMASAGADWQTNASTQIKWTYDYMNSRYGSPNQAWAYWQVHHNY; this comes from the coding sequence ATGCCCGTGATCTCCACCCGCATGCGCAAGTCCGCCGCCCTGCTCGCCTCCGCCGCCGGCATCGTCGCCATCGGCGCCGCCGTGGCCCCCACCGCCGCCTCTGCCGCCACCCCGCAGCAGATCGCCGCCAGCATCGTCCCCGCCGACCAGCTGGCCTCCTTCGACCAGATCGTCTCCCACGAGAGCGGCTGGAACATCACCGCCACCAACCCCTCCTCGGGCGCCTACGGCCTGGGCCAGGCCCTGCCGGGCAACAAGATGGCCTCCGCCGGCGCCGACTGGCAGACCAACGCCTCCACCCAGATCAAGTGGACCTACGACTACATGAACAGCCGCTACGGCAGCCCCAACCAGGCCTGGGCTTACTGGCAGGTCCACCACAACTACTGA
- a CDS encoding alpha/beta fold hydrolase — protein sequence MERESVHVTLWQDEASAATVPRVLLVHGTMSWGTDSFRGQRPLADRFRLELMDRRGFGESPDIERSDYEVDAEDIVELLGAGAHLVGHSYGAAGAMIAAARRPEAVQSLTLIEPSALRVAEEHPAVGAALVRIRAAFGEQRAPMSPEEYLRYSTEGYGLPVPEFTPQLLRATASAMAERVAWDAEIPLAPLLLAGFPKLVVNGTWEGAHPEYRAFIGEALMACGEFIADRIGARHARIMGADHAPHQDQPASVNRLLAEVWT from the coding sequence ATGGAACGCGAATCAGTGCATGTGACGCTGTGGCAGGACGAGGCATCGGCGGCGACCGTTCCCCGCGTGCTTCTCGTGCACGGCACGATGAGCTGGGGGACCGACTCCTTCCGGGGCCAGCGCCCGCTCGCCGACCGGTTCCGGCTGGAGCTGATGGACCGGCGCGGCTTCGGGGAGAGTCCGGACATCGAGCGCAGCGACTACGAGGTGGACGCCGAGGACATCGTGGAGCTGCTCGGCGCCGGCGCGCACCTGGTGGGGCACTCCTACGGCGCTGCCGGTGCGATGATCGCGGCGGCGCGCCGTCCAGAGGCCGTTCAGTCGCTGACGCTGATCGAGCCCTCCGCGCTGCGCGTCGCCGAGGAGCACCCGGCGGTGGGGGCTGCGTTGGTCCGGATCCGGGCGGCTTTCGGCGAGCAGCGCGCGCCGATGAGCCCCGAGGAGTACCTGCGCTACTCGACGGAGGGCTACGGCCTCCCGGTGCCCGAGTTCACGCCGCAGCTGCTGCGTGCCACCGCGTCGGCGATGGCGGAGCGCGTCGCCTGGGACGCCGAGATCCCGTTGGCCCCGCTCCTGCTGGCCGGCTTTCCGAAGCTGGTGGTCAACGGCACCTGGGAGGGGGCGCACCCGGAGTACCGCGCGTTCATCGGCGAGGCCCTGATGGCGTGCGGCGAGTTCATCGCGGACCGGATCGGCGCCCGCCACGCCCGGATCATGGGGGCCGACCACGCACCGCACCAGGATCAGCCCGCATCCGTGAACCGCCTGCTCGCCGAGGTCTGGACCTAG
- a CDS encoding SDR family oxidoreductase — protein MTTYDGKKIVITGGSSGIGLATARLFADGGAQVLITGRTRSTLDAALEQLGDKAIAVRSDAASLEDVKALAGTVQERLGAVDALFVNAGVTASAPFDSTTEEMYDALFGVNAKGPYFTVQALAPLLREGSGVVLTTSVVNVLGLDALSVYSASKAALRSMTRTLARELLPRGVRVNAVSPGPIDTGILDRSLPADVVETMRDTFRSGNPMQRLGSSEEVAAAVAYLAFGATFSTGAEFPVDGGATQL, from the coding sequence ATGACCACTTATGACGGCAAGAAGATCGTGATCACGGGCGGAAGCAGCGGTATCGGCCTGGCTACGGCCCGGTTGTTCGCCGACGGTGGGGCACAGGTACTGATCACCGGCCGGACCCGGTCCACCCTGGACGCCGCGCTGGAGCAGTTGGGGGACAAGGCGATCGCCGTGCGCAGCGACGCCGCGTCCCTGGAGGACGTCAAGGCGCTGGCCGGCACGGTCCAGGAGCGGCTCGGCGCGGTGGACGCGCTGTTCGTCAACGCCGGCGTCACCGCGTCCGCGCCGTTCGACTCGACGACGGAGGAGATGTACGACGCGCTGTTCGGCGTCAACGCCAAGGGCCCGTACTTCACGGTGCAGGCGTTGGCGCCGCTGTTGCGCGAGGGAAGCGGCGTGGTCCTCACCACGTCGGTGGTGAACGTCCTTGGCCTGGACGCGCTCAGTGTCTACTCGGCGAGCAAGGCAGCCCTGCGGTCGATGACGCGCACCCTGGCCCGCGAGCTGCTGCCGCGCGGGGTGCGCGTCAATGCCGTGAGCCCCGGGCCGATCGACACGGGCATCCTGGACCGCTCCTTGCCGGCCGACGTCGTCGAGACGATGAGGGACACCTTCCGGAGCGGCAACCCGATGCAGCGGCTGGGGTCGTCCGAGGAAGTGGCCGCCGCGGTGGCGTACTTGGCGTTCGGTGCGACCTTCTCGACCGGAGCGGAGTTCCCCGTCGACGGAGGAGCCACGCAACTCTAG
- a CDS encoding SPFH domain-containing protein, producing MADITKRFGLLHLRAAPTAHIRHLRGGTVAHEGTGLAFWFRPLAAAISEVPADDRELSLLCHARTAEFQDLAIQVTLTYRITDPELAATRLDFSIDPETGAWRAEPLEQLGTLLTETAQQHALELIARTTLAVALAEGVRTVRRAIAEGLADDARLAELGLVVLAVRVTALRPEPELERALRTPAREQVQQEADRATYERRAVAVERERKIAENELANRIELARREEELIAHQGVNAYREAEQQAAADQVRAEAEAQRRTRLATAEAEAAVLLADAQAAAERALSEAKAAGQAAWLAAHQQASPEVLQALALGRLAENLPKIDSLTLSPDLLTGLLAQLGRPAPAGGAR from the coding sequence ATGGCTGACATCACGAAGCGCTTCGGTCTGCTGCACCTGCGGGCCGCCCCCACCGCCCACATCCGCCACCTGCGCGGCGGCACCGTGGCCCACGAGGGCACGGGACTGGCGTTCTGGTTCCGGCCGTTGGCCGCGGCGATCTCCGAAGTGCCGGCCGACGACCGGGAGCTGTCGTTGCTCTGCCACGCGAGGACCGCCGAGTTCCAGGACCTGGCCATCCAGGTGACCCTGACCTACCGCATCACCGATCCCGAACTGGCCGCGACCCGGCTGGACTTCAGCATCGACCCGGAGACCGGGGCATGGCGGGCCGAACCGCTGGAGCAGCTCGGCACGCTGCTGACCGAGACCGCCCAGCAGCACGCCTTGGAACTGATCGCCCGTACCACGCTGGCGGTGGCGCTGGCCGAGGGCGTGCGCACGGTGCGTCGGGCGATCGCCGAGGGGCTGGCGGACGACGCGCGGCTGGCGGAACTCGGCCTGGTGGTGCTCGCGGTCCGGGTGACCGCGCTACGGCCCGAGCCGGAGCTGGAGCGGGCGCTGCGCACCCCGGCCAGGGAGCAGGTGCAGCAGGAGGCCGACCGGGCCACCTACGAGCGGCGAGCGGTCGCGGTCGAGCGGGAACGCAAGATCGCCGAGAACGAACTGGCCAACAGGATCGAACTCGCCCGCCGGGAGGAGGAGCTGATCGCCCATCAGGGCGTCAACGCCTACCGCGAGGCGGAGCAGCAGGCTGCCGCCGACCAGGTCCGGGCCGAGGCGGAGGCGCAGCGCCGTACCCGGTTGGCCACCGCGGAGGCCGAGGCCGCCGTACTCCTGGCCGACGCCCAGGCCGCGGCCGAGCGGGCCCTGAGCGAGGCCAAGGCGGCCGGCCAGGCCGCCTGGCTGGCCGCACACCAGCAGGCCAGCCCCGAGGTGTTGCAGGCCCTCGCGCTCGGCCGGCTGGCCGAGAACCTGCCGAAGATCGACAGCCTCACGCTCAGCCCGGACCTGCTGACCGGTCTGCTCGCCCAGCTGGGCCGCCCGGCACCGGCCGGCGGTGCCCGGTGA
- a CDS encoding lytic transglycosylase domain-containing protein yields the protein MTRISVRGVAVVSATAVTAVGAVVGVASSSEGATPQSVDVAGATLLADVPSAAQAQIVSDNFAVQSSAQQQSADLAAQTAAQEAARLKAAADAQAKADADKAAADAAAAQKAAADAKAKADAAAQQAAARAAARSQLATTTDSASPGDSSSGGSPQSIAASLMDSTQFQCFSNIVTRESGWDVTARNPSSGAYGLVQALPGSKMASVGSDWQTNPATQIKWGLGYMNSTYGSPCDAWSFWQVHHAY from the coding sequence GTGACTCGGATCTCGGTCCGGGGAGTTGCTGTGGTCTCTGCCACCGCCGTCACCGCCGTCGGTGCCGTCGTGGGTGTGGCCTCGAGCAGCGAGGGCGCTACGCCCCAGTCGGTCGACGTCGCGGGAGCCACGCTCCTCGCGGACGTGCCGTCAGCCGCCCAGGCGCAGATCGTCAGCGACAACTTCGCTGTCCAGTCCTCGGCTCAGCAGCAGTCGGCCGACCTCGCGGCGCAGACGGCCGCTCAGGAGGCCGCCCGGCTGAAGGCCGCCGCTGACGCGCAGGCGAAGGCCGACGCCGACAAGGCGGCCGCCGATGCCGCCGCAGCTCAGAAGGCCGCTGCTGACGCGAAGGCCAAGGCCGACGCCGCCGCGCAGCAGGCTGCCGCCCGCGCCGCGGCCAGGTCGCAGCTCGCCACCACCACGGACTCCGCCTCGCCCGGCGACTCGTCCTCCGGGGGCTCGCCGCAGTCGATCGCGGCCAGCTTGATGGACAGCACCCAGTTCCAGTGCTTCAGCAACATCGTCACGCGTGAGAGCGGCTGGGACGTCACCGCCCGCAACCCCTCCTCCGGCGCGTACGGCCTGGTGCAGGCACTGCCCGGTTCGAAGATGGCCTCCGTCGGCTCGGACTGGCAGACCAACCCCGCGACCCAGATCAAGTGGGGCCTGGGCTACATGAACAGCACCTACGGCAGCCCGTGTGACGCCTGGTCGTTCTGGCAGGTCCACCACGCGTACTAG
- a CDS encoding aldo/keto reductase, protein MQTRTLGTTGPTVSAMGLGAMGMSGVYGEADRAESIATVHAALERGVTLIDTGDFYAMGHNELLIAEALRGRDRDGYQLSVKFGMLRAPGPGFGGMDGRPEAVKNFLAYSLTRLGTDHIDIYRPARLDPAVPIEETVGAIKEMIDAGYVRHLGLSEVDAATIRRAHAVHPVADLQIEYSLISRAVEADILPTLRELGIGLTAYGVLSRGLISGHWSAGRTAGPGDSRGFNPRFSSGNVEHNLALVEALRRVADAKRCTVAQLAIAWVAAQGEDIVPLVGARTRERLVEALPAMKLTLTAQDLAEIEKAVPAGSARGDRYPSAFMSGLGTGN, encoded by the coding sequence ATGCAGACACGAACCCTGGGCACCACCGGCCCCACCGTCTCCGCGATGGGTCTGGGCGCGATGGGCATGTCGGGCGTCTACGGGGAGGCCGACCGCGCGGAGAGCATCGCCACCGTGCACGCCGCGTTGGAGCGGGGCGTCACACTGATCGACACCGGCGACTTCTACGCGATGGGCCACAACGAGCTGCTGATCGCCGAGGCGCTGCGCGGCCGGGACCGGGACGGCTACCAGCTGAGCGTCAAGTTCGGCATGCTGCGGGCGCCCGGCCCGGGGTTCGGCGGGATGGACGGCCGGCCCGAGGCGGTGAAGAACTTCCTCGCCTACTCGCTGACCCGCCTGGGCACCGACCACATCGACATCTACCGCCCCGCCCGGCTGGATCCGGCGGTACCGATCGAGGAGACGGTGGGCGCGATCAAGGAGATGATCGACGCCGGGTACGTGCGGCACCTCGGCCTCTCGGAGGTCGACGCGGCCACGATCCGCCGCGCGCACGCCGTGCACCCGGTCGCCGACCTCCAGATCGAGTACTCGCTGATCTCCCGCGCGGTGGAGGCGGACATCCTGCCCACGCTGCGGGAGCTCGGGATCGGCCTGACGGCGTACGGCGTCCTCAGCCGCGGTCTCATCTCCGGCCACTGGTCCGCCGGCCGCACCGCCGGCCCCGGTGACAGCCGCGGCTTCAACCCGCGGTTCTCGAGCGGGAACGTGGAACACAACCTCGCCCTCGTGGAGGCACTGCGCCGGGTCGCCGACGCGAAGAGGTGCACGGTCGCCCAACTGGCCATCGCCTGGGTGGCCGCCCAGGGCGAGGACATCGTGCCGCTGGTCGGCGCCCGCACCCGCGAGCGGTTGGTCGAGGCACTGCCCGCGATGAAGCTGACCCTCACCGCGCAGGACCTCGCGGAGATCGAGAAGGCGGTGCCGGCGGGTTCGGCGCGCGGCGACCGGTACCCGTCCGCATTCATGTCCGGCCTCGGCACCGGCAACTGA